In Phaeodactylum tricornutum CCAP 1055/1 chromosome 10, whole genome shotgun sequence, a single genomic region encodes these proteins:
- a CDS encoding predicted protein encodes MFHITKWCFPGIKDWLTTFVIGFLVTSYWRGTWTLLDIWLCDQPADAGLTSADSFCFAGLPDEAVKHRNSGWLSMGIGMFLTAIGVSLMWLDFWRPQVSNVKHRVQIPARRIVIRFLLVYTLGMASVNIWRGVWYLTDYFLLPNKLTATEWGDFPLASYWVSSVVGSTVCFLFYAGPCLLAPPAIFLIDGPGINPPETIFAYIRVRNTVVLLLLGRLRTFILAWGTVNFWRAVWYIWDEFLGGSTQWSCWLAHAASIALLTSFGCMSCILAPASTLGVDAVPHKDCADDPLFSNLPTSSKGLNVDGSPLTRTSVAISLESKNDEGEAWRSGGTGRRGSYSSVRSEEISLSNNSYLGRQRPDLDRRVSRADLVSSGQSACDGRCSAKDASVEGGNLTVRDDPLKNLYEQWLENGDKKEKKQKATLGFDSKGDQHEFILSQRGFVGISFYSQAAEEISDNEEPHEPLFSGKAANEQALARRRYRSVLPILLHGDAAFAGQGVVYETMQMAEVPDFDVGGTIHVIINNQIGFTTNPLHSLSMPYSSELGKAFNCPIFHCNGDDPLAVSTALETAVEWRHEWGMDVIIEMVCYRCNGPNKLDQPAFTQPKLYKEISQHPPTLDIFEK; translated from the exons ATGTTTCACATAACCAAATGGTGCTTTCCGGGAATTAAGGACTGGTTGACAACATTTGTGATCGGATTTTTAGTAACAAGCTACTGGCGTGGGACATGGACACTTCTGGACATATGGCTGTGCGACCAACCCGCAGATGCTGGGCTTACGTCAGCTGACTCGTTTTGCTTTGCTGGCCTTCCTGATGAAGCTGTGAAGCATCGAAATTCTGGGTGGCTTTCCATGGGAATAGGAATGTTTTTGACTGCAATCGGTGTCAGCCTCATGTGGTTGGACTTTTGGAGGCCTCAGGTGTCGAATGTAAAGCACCGAGTGCAAATTCCAGCCCGTCGAATTGTCATTCGTTTCTTATTAGTGTACACTCTGGGCATGGCATCCGTCAACATATGGCGTGGCGTTTGGTATTTGACAGATTATTTTCTATTGCCCAACAAGCTCACTGCAACTGAATGGGGAGATTTTCCATTAGCATCTTATTGGGTCTCTTCGGTAGTTGGTTCGACAGTCTGCTTCCTTTTTTATGCTGGCCCGTGTTTATTGGCCCCGCCAGCAATCTTTTTGATTGATGGTCCTGGAATCAACCCACC TGAAACCATTTTTGCCTACATAAGGGTTCGCAACACAGTTGTTCTACTACTTCTTGGTCGGCTGAGAACTTTTATCCTGGCTTGGGGTACGGTCAATTTTTGGAGGGCTGTTTGGTATATTTGGGACGAGTTTTTGGGAGGTTCCACACAATGGTCCTGTTGGCTGGCACATGCTGCATCTATTGCGTTGCTAACAAGCTTCGGTTGCATGTCTTGTATTTTGG CCCCGGCTTCCACTCTCGGAGTGGACGCAGTACCTCATAAGGATTGTGCTGATGATCCTCTCTTCAGCAATCTTCCG ACCTCTTCGAAAGGGCTGAATGTTGATGGCTCTCCTTTAACACGCACCTCCGTGGCAATATCGTTGGAGAGCAAGAATGATGAAGGTGAAGCCTGGCGTAGCGGGGGGACGGGTCGTCGGGGATCGTACAGCAGCGTTCGCAGCGAAGAAATTTCTTTGTCGAACAATTCTTATCTCGGCCGTCAGCGTCCCGATCTTGATCGACGTGTCAGTCGAGCTGACCTTGTCTCTTCGGGGCAATCT GCCTGCGATGGACGATGTTCTGCAAAAGACGCTTCGGTCGAAGGAGGCAACTTGACGGTGAGAGACGATCCACTGAAAAATCTTTACGAACAGTGGCTTGAGAA CGGcgacaaaaaggagaaaaaaCAGAAAGCAACGCTAGGCTTTGACAGTAAGGGGGATCAGCACGAATTCATCCTGTCACAAAGGGGGTTTGTTGGGATCAGCTTTTactcgcaagccgccgaagagatatcggacaacgaagaacccCACGAGCCGTTGTTCTCGGGCAAAGCTGCGAATGAGCAAGCACTCG CCAGAAGAAGATATCGTAGCGTTTTACCAATCCTATTGCACGGagacgccgcctttgccgggcAAGGGGTAGTCTACGAGACCATGCAAATGGCCGAGGTGCCCGATTTTGATGTCGGTGGAAccattcacgtcatcatcaacaatcaGATTGGCTTTACCACCAACCCCCTACATTCGCTCTCAATGCCCTACTCGTCGGAGTTGGGCAAGGCCTTCAATTGCCCCATCTTTCActgcaacggcgacgatcCCCTGGCAGTATCGACGGCACTCGAGACCGCCGTCGAATGGCGTCACGAATGGGGCATGGATGTCATTATCGAGATGGTCTGCTACCGTTGTAATGGTCCCAACAAATTGGATCAGCCGGCCTTTACACAACCCAAACTCTATAAGGAAATCTCTCAACACCCACCAACCCTGgatattttcgaaaagtga
- a CDS encoding predicted protein encodes MAPTIKVIPNQKLYVSEPDPSWFGNGPNSSSDPAWTNENWLKSRFHFSFAEYSNRANQDFGVLRVMNDDLVQPRRGFGTHPHGDMEIVTYIVDGELSHQDSMGTKESLGRGSIQFMTAGTGVRHSEFNDGDEPLRFIQTWIKPAARGLKPNYGSYKGNPEARKNQMHHLVSNVKDSSVSTPVEINQDVDAFASEIELGKKVIHELPKGRQAYLLCIEGSVKVNGHELHKYDACE; translated from the coding sequence ATGGCCCCAACAATCAAAGTCATCCCCAACCAAAAGCTTTACGTCTCCGAGCCCGACCCCAGTTGGTTCGGCAATGGACCCAATTCCTCCTCTGATCCAGCATGGACGAACGAAAACTGGCTAAAATCTCGATTTCACTTTTCTTTCGCCGAGTACAGCAATCGGGCCAATCAAGATTTCGGTGTCTTACGCGTCATGAACGACGACCTGGTGCAACCTCGACGTGGGTTCGGTACGCATCCCCATGGGGACATGGAAATAGTCACGTATATTGTAGATGGTGAGTTGTCGCACCAAGACTCCATGGGCACCAAGGAAAGTCTCGGCCGCGGTAGTATTCAATTCATGACTGCCGGTACAGGGGTTCGACACTCGGAATTCAACGACGGTGATGAGCCACTCCGGTTCATTCAAACATGGATCAAACCTGCAGCCCGGGGACTAAAGCCCAACTACGGTTCTTACAAGGGAAATCCTGAAGCCCGAAAGAACCAAATGCATCATTTGGTTTCCAATGTCAAAGACTCCTCGGTGTCAACTCCAGTCGAGATTAATCAGGATGTCGATGCTTTTGCCTCTGAAATTGAATTGGGTAAGAAAGTCATCCATGAGCTTCCCAAGGGACGCCAGGCCTATCTGTTGTGCATCGAGGGCAGCGTGAAAGTAAACGGCCACGAGCTGCACAAGTACGATGCCTGCGAG
- a CDS encoding predicted protein: MTYSRRIVLCVWLAWLLVVTEAATIPSSHDSRTSKLSTAKKGDDSFVSIPLIPHHVQRRRRMLETGVEDEALPRPTRSRRDLASTNTDREIQQVGALYQGYGTHYTDLWCGTPPQRQTVIVDTGSGVTAFPCSGCGDCGVPKYHANPLFVEGDSSSFHELSCTECLKGTCRSGAKQCHVGMSYQEGSSWSAYEAQDRCYVGGFHNTAAVDSGSNSPLDLNRAEAFAFDLKFGCQTRLTGLFKTQLADGIMGMDIAKAAYWQQMYDAGKTASKNFALCYGRQDIVEREGTEAGAMTLGGLDTRLHKSDMVYASTGGTSQSSGFYSVHVRKIHLRAGNGGDSAVSNSEGLEVRALDLSESDLNNGRVIVDSGTTDSYFSRRVASEFNRVYEEITGQSFTHAALSLTEEQINAMPTILFQLEGDEEANKALVEEHPDRQIVGLANIVDPEHPFDILVAMPPMHYMEYDSSKKLWQARFYVDDSSGGVLGANTMMGHNVFFDIDNGRVGWAEASCDFTALEAEYGTDDFASDFTDHTRQERPEPDDHVSAQEAKFEPDDTLPNSNSGFDMGLPNQFCSTMQCQLGIVIGVLAAVVFVVVRVVRRNTGIAYEAAELELQMTALPEDDDDMAGYRDHVAPANTGYEKTDEEMP; encoded by the exons ATGACATACTCGCGAAGAATTGTACTATGCGTTTGGTTGGCCTGGTTGTTGGTGGTCACGGAAGCCGCGACGATCCCGTCTTCGCACGACTCGAGAACAAGCAAGCTCTCCACGGCGAAGAAAGGCGACGATAGCTTTGTCTCGATTCCACTCATTCCGCACCATGTGCAAAGGCGTCGTCGTATGTTGGAGACTGGTGTCGAAGATGAGGCCCTCCCCCGTCCCACTCGCTCGCGTCGGGACTTGGCATCTACGAACACGGACCGGGAAATTCAGCAAGTCGGCGCCTTGTACCAGGGATACGGAACGCACTACACGGACTTGTGGTGCGGCACACCGCCGCAACGACAGACCGTTATTGTCGATACAGGCTCCGGTGTTACGGCCTTTCCCTGTAGTGGATGCGGTGATTGTGGTGTACCGAAATATCACGCGAATCCCTTGTTTGTGGAAGGGGATTCGAGTTCCTTTCACGAGCTCAGTTGTACTGAGTGTTTGAAAGGAACCTGTCGCTCGGGGGCGAAGCAATGTCACGTGGGAATGTCGTATCAGGAAGGAAGTAGCTGGAGCGCGTATGAAGCACAGGATCGCTGTTATGTTGGTGGCTTTCACAATACCGCGGCAGTGGATAGCGGGTCCAATAGTCCGTTGGACCTCAACCGTGCCGAGGCCTTTGCCTTTGATCTCAAATTTGGCTGTCAGACCCGTCTGACAGGCCTGTTTAAGACACAGCTTGCCGACGGAATCATGGGCATGGATATTGCGA AGGCTGCCTACTGGCAGCAGATGTACGATGCGGGAAAGACTGCCAGCAAGAACTTTGCGCTATGCTATGGTCGTCAAGACATTGTTGAACGGGAAGGAACTGAAGCCGGGGCCATGACCTTGGGTGGTTTAGACACCCGTCTACACAAGTCCGACATGGTCTACGCCTCCACCGGTGGCACAAGCCAAAGTTCAGGGTTCTACAGCGTTCACGTCCGCAAAATTCATCTTCGTGCCGGAAACGGTGGAGACTCGGCCGTCAGCAATTCTGAAGGACTCGAGGTTCGTGCTCTCGATCTCAGTGAAAGCGACCTCAACAATGGACGAGTCATTGTAGATTCGGGCACCACGGATTCCTACTTTTCGCGTAGAGTGGCGTCCGAGTTCAACCGGGTCTACGAGGAGATAACGGGGCAATCTTTCACGCATGCGGCTCTTAGTCTCACGGAGGAACAAATCAATGCCATGCCTACAATCCTTTTCCAGTTGGAaggagacgaagaagcaAACAAGGCGCTCGTAGAAGAACATCCCGACCGCCAAATTGTTGGTCTGGCAAACATTGTGGATCCTGAGCATCCTTTCGATATTTTGGTCGCCATGCCACCTATGCACTACATGGAATACGACTCTTCCAAAAAATTGTGGCAAGCTCGCTTTTACGTTGATGACAGTAGTGGTGGTGTTTTAGGTGCCAACACAATGATGGGACATAATGTCTTCTTCGACATCGATAATGGTCGCGTTGGCTGGGCCGAAGCATCGTGTGATTTTACAGCCCTTGAAGCCGAATACGGAACTGACGACTTCGCCAGCGATTTTACCGATCATACTAGGCAGGAACGACCGGAACCGGATGATCACGTTTCAGCGCAAGAGGCTAAGTTCGAACCCGACGACACCCTCCCGAACAGCAACTCGGGCTTTGATATGGGTCTGCCGAATCAGTTTTGCTCTACTATGCAGTGCCAGTTGGGTATCGTGATTGGGGTGCTGGCCGCCGTTGTCTTCGTTGTCGTGCGTGTGGTGCGACGCAACACAGGAATTGCCTATGAAGCGGCTGAATTAGAGCTTCAAATGACTGCCTTACcagaggatgacgacgacatggCCGGCTACCGAGATCACGTGGCACCGGCAAACACGGGATACGAGAAAACCGATGAGGAAATGCCC